In a single window of the Zea mays cultivar B73 chromosome 5, Zm-B73-REFERENCE-NAM-5.0, whole genome shotgun sequence genome:
- the LOC100192697 gene encoding Protein CANDIDATE G-PROTEIN COUPLED RECEPTOR 2-like → MRALLADGGMALAVSPEANESSGGAAVSLGPLSWASECHGVLYNLALMLPSLAFVGFLAWQARRSFRRLSYGRSHVVVVAYYALLWAVAVLNLLWCFLQAWQCMPDRAFSWNILSLFTKSGMLFLEVSLIAFLLQGNDASGFESLARTFVISGAVVAADVLLKTIYVFGFGVPLFIDTDQGTSGKWGLWILHKLVLTGVYGLIVFMHHSRWRDRLPAKPAYYNYVCVMLLLNGISLFGCFLIASGAGFGLWLYNLTTVCYHSLYLPLLYVTFLADFFQEEDMLLENVYYSEMKDAGFFDADWD, encoded by the exons ATGCGGGCGCTGCTCGCGGACGGCGGGATGGCACTGGCGGTGTCGCCGGAGGCCAACGAGTCGTCGGGTGGCGCTGCGGTGTCGCTAGGGCCGTTATCGTGGGCGTCGGAGTGCCACGGGGTACTGTACAACCTGGCCTTGATGCTGCCATCGCTGGCCTTTGTGGGGTTCCTGGCGTGGCAGGCGCGGCGGAGCTTCCGTAGGCTCAGCTACGGCCGCTCTCACGTCGTTGTCGTCGCGTACTACGCGCTCCTCTGGGCCGTCGCCGTACTCAACCTCCTCTGGTGCTTCCTGCAG GCATGGCAATGTATGCCTGACAGGGCATTCTCTTGGAATATACTGTCACTGTTTACAAAATCAGGAATGTTATTCTTGGAAGTGAGTCTCATAGCCTTTCTACTTCAAGGAAATGATGCCAGCGGTTTTGAATCTTTGGCACGAACCTTTGTTATATCTGGAGCTGTAGTTGCTGCTGATGTATTGCTCAAG ACTATATATGTTTTTGGCTTCGGTGTTCCTTTGTTCATTGATACTGATCAAGGAACTAGTGGGAAATGGGGCCTGTGGATTCTCCACAAACTTGTGCTTACTGGAGTCTATGGGCTGATTGTTTTCATGCATCATTCAAGATGGAGAGACAGGCTGCCTG CAAAACCAGCATACTACAACTATGTATGTGTGATGTTGCTACTGAATGGCATATCACTGTTTGGATGTTTCCTTATTGCAAGTGGAGCTGGATTTGGTTTATG GTTATATAATCTCACAACCGTATGCTATCATTCTCTTTACCTTCCCCTCCTATATGTGACTTTCTTAGCAGACTTCTTCCAG GAGGAAGACATGCTCCTAGAGAACGTCTACTATTCTGAAATGAAGGATGCTGGGTTCTTCGATGCTGACTGGGATTAA